One Chitinophagales bacterium genomic window carries:
- the atpA gene encoding ATP synthase subunit alpha → MVEVKADEISAILRAQLTGVKTEAELEEIGTVLEVGDGIARIYGLTKAQAGELVEFENGVKAIALNLEEDNVGVVLMGSSQGIKEGDTVRRTGVIASIKVGEGMLGRVVNTLGEPIDGKGPITGELYEMPLERKAPGVIYRQPVKEPLQTGIKAIDAMIPIGRGQRELIIGDRQTGKTAIAIDTIINQKEFYDKGQPVYCIYVACGQKASTVANVAKTLEDYGAMPYTIIVAATASDPAPLQVYAPFAGCAIGEYFRDTGRPALIVYDDLSKQAVAYREVSLLLKRPPGREAYPGDVFYLHSRLLERAAKIIEKDEVASKMNDLPDVLKPLVKGGGSLTALPIIETQAGDVSAYIPTNVISITDGQIFLETNLFNSGVRPAINVGISVSRVGGNAQIKSMKKVAGTLKLDQAQYRELEAFSKFGSDLDPATRAVLDKGARNVEILKQNLHSPMPVEKQIAIIYCGTKGLLSKVPVNKVRDFEVEFLTQMEARFRKELDSLKAGDLKDEVLKTIEQLAKELADKFSK, encoded by the coding sequence ATGGTAGAAGTAAAAGCTGATGAAATTTCTGCGATTCTGCGGGCACAACTTACAGGCGTCAAAACGGAAGCTGAATTAGAGGAAATTGGTACGGTGCTGGAAGTAGGTGACGGCATTGCTCGTATTTACGGACTGACCAAAGCGCAGGCGGGTGAACTGGTAGAATTTGAAAACGGAGTAAAAGCCATTGCCCTCAATCTGGAAGAAGACAACGTGGGGGTAGTGCTCATGGGTAGCTCTCAAGGTATAAAGGAAGGCGACACCGTGCGCAGAACCGGAGTCATTGCCTCCATAAAAGTGGGTGAGGGCATGTTGGGGAGAGTAGTGAATACTCTCGGAGAACCCATAGACGGGAAGGGACCCATTACCGGAGAACTCTATGAAATGCCCTTGGAGCGAAAGGCGCCTGGGGTAATATACCGGCAGCCCGTAAAGGAACCCCTCCAAACCGGTATTAAAGCTATTGACGCAATGATACCTATCGGGCGCGGTCAGCGCGAGCTGATAATAGGTGACCGTCAGACCGGTAAAACAGCGATCGCCATTGATACCATTATTAATCAAAAAGAATTTTACGATAAAGGACAGCCGGTTTATTGCATTTATGTGGCCTGCGGACAGAAAGCTTCCACGGTAGCCAATGTGGCCAAAACGCTGGAAGATTATGGGGCCATGCCTTATACCATTATCGTTGCTGCCACCGCTTCCGACCCCGCCCCCCTGCAAGTGTATGCCCCCTTTGCCGGCTGTGCTATCGGAGAATATTTCCGCGATACCGGTCGCCCGGCACTGATTGTATATGATGACCTGTCAAAACAGGCCGTGGCTTATCGTGAAGTATCGTTGCTGCTTAAACGGCCTCCAGGACGCGAAGCCTATCCGGGCGATGTGTTTTACCTGCACTCGCGCCTTCTGGAGCGGGCTGCCAAAATCATTGAAAAAGATGAAGTAGCCAGTAAAATGAATGACCTTCCGGATGTGCTTAAGCCTTTGGTAAAAGGCGGAGGCTCTCTGACGGCTCTGCCGATTATTGAAACACAGGCTGGGGACGTGTCTGCATATATACCTACAAACGTGATTTCTATTACGGACGGCCAGATATTTCTGGAAACCAACCTGTTTAACTCCGGTGTGCGGCCGGCTATCAATGTAGGCATCTCCGTATCCCGTGTGGGTGGAAATGCCCAGATTAAATCCATGAAAAAAGTGGCCGGAACCCTTAAACTTGACCAGGCCCAATACCGCGAGCTGGAAGCCTTTTCAAAATTCGGTTCTGACCTTGATCCTGCTACCCGTGCCGTACTGGACAAGGGTGCGCGAAATGTAGAAATATTAAAACAGAATCTGCATTCTCCCATGCCGGTAGAAAAGCAGATTGCCATTATTTATTGCGGAACCAAAGGACTCCTTAGCAAAGTGCCCGTCAACAAGGTGAGAGATTTTGAAGTGGAATTCCTTACCCAGATGGAGGCCCGCTTCCGCAAAGAACTGGATTCACTTAAAGCCGGTGATCTGAAAGATGAAGTATTGAAAACCATTGAGCAACTGGCCAAAGAACTTGCAGATAAATTTTCCAAATAA
- the atpG gene encoding ATP synthase gamma chain, which produces MPGGKLKEVRTRIQSVISTQQITKAMKMVSAAKLRRAQEAIIQMRPYSDKLLEMLRNIVSGTEGSLDIAFAAQREVKSVLIILVTSDKGLCGAFNSSLIKMTRSVIQEKYANLAAGGKVEIMTIGNKGHTYFKREPYPLNKDFTGLLARPTFENVSQAANYAMNGFLEGRYDRVEFVYSRFKNAATQIFSNEQFLPIPRIEPGTSTKGRRIPDFIFEPDKKEIVEYLVPKILKTQFFKVILDNNASEHGARMTAMDKATENASELLRELRISYNRARQAAITTELTEIVSGAAALEES; this is translated from the coding sequence ATGCCGGGCGGCAAACTAAAAGAAGTACGCACACGCATTCAGTCAGTTATCTCAACCCAGCAGATAACAAAAGCCATGAAAATGGTGTCTGCTGCCAAATTGCGCAGGGCACAGGAGGCTATTATCCAGATGCGTCCTTATTCAGACAAACTGTTGGAGATGCTGCGGAATATCGTTTCAGGTACTGAAGGAAGTCTGGATATTGCCTTTGCTGCCCAGCGTGAGGTGAAAAGCGTTTTAATTATCCTGGTCACTTCTGACAAAGGCTTGTGCGGTGCCTTTAACTCCAGCCTCATCAAAATGACCCGATCTGTTATTCAGGAAAAATATGCCAACCTTGCCGCCGGTGGCAAAGTAGAAATCATGACCATTGGCAACAAAGGGCACACATATTTCAAACGGGAACCTTATCCTTTGAATAAAGATTTTACGGGTCTGCTGGCACGCCCTACTTTTGAAAATGTGTCTCAGGCTGCTAACTATGCCATGAATGGCTTTCTGGAAGGCAGGTATGACCGTGTGGAGTTTGTGTACAGCAGGTTTAAAAATGCCGCCACACAAATTTTCAGCAACGAACAGTTTCTGCCTATTCCAAGAATAGAGCCAGGCACCAGTACCAAAGGTCGCAGGATACCGGATTTTATTTTTGAACCTGATAAAAAGGAAATTGTAGAATATCTGGTACCCAAAATTCTCAAAACGCAATTCTTCAAGGTCATTCTGGATAATAATGCCTCCGAGCACGGAGCGCGTATGACCGCCATGGATAAAGCCACCGAAAATGCCAGTGAATTGCTACGAGAACTACGTATCTCTTACAATCGAGCCCGACAGGCGGCTATCACCACGGAGCTCACTGAAATAGTCAGCGGAGCGGCAGCACTGGAAGAGAGCTAA
- a CDS encoding ribosome-binding factor A — protein sequence MKVAGLLQETLSGIFQKHGPDFYGNAFVTITGVDVTADLLIAKVYLSIFNVTDKQKVLDEIKLQTNEIRKHLGNQLRHHLRRIPELLFYLDESLENALRIQELLREAEKKTNS from the coding sequence ATGAAAGTAGCCGGTCTGCTGCAGGAAACCCTGAGCGGAATCTTTCAGAAACACGGTCCTGACTTTTATGGGAATGCCTTTGTCACCATCACTGGGGTGGATGTTACTGCCGATCTGCTCATTGCCAAGGTTTATCTCAGTATATTTAATGTAACCGACAAGCAAAAAGTGCTTGATGAAATAAAGCTTCAGACCAATGAGATCAGAAAACACCTGGGCAACCAGTTGCGCCATCATCTGAGACGCATCCCTGAATTGTTGTTCTATCTTGACGAATCCCTGGAAAATGCCCTGCGTATTCAGGAATTGCTTCGCGAGGCGGAAAAAAAGACCAATTCATGA
- the atpF gene encoding ATP synthase subunit b, which translates to MKNLLNPDPGLIIWTLIAFGTVFLILKKYAWKPILKALEERENSIADSLRQAEKAREEMARLKADNERILAEAKEERARILKEAREVSDKLIQDAREKAKEEAHKIVASARVEIENQKMAALVDVKNQVGKLVIELAEKILRRELQEKQAHDAYVASLVDEMKLN; encoded by the coding sequence ATGAAAAACCTGTTGAATCCTGATCCGGGTTTAATCATCTGGACGCTCATTGCGTTCGGAACAGTGTTTCTGATTTTGAAAAAGTATGCATGGAAGCCCATTCTCAAAGCCCTTGAGGAACGGGAAAATTCCATTGCGGATTCTCTCCGGCAGGCTGAGAAAGCCCGGGAGGAAATGGCACGTCTCAAAGCTGATAATGAACGCATTCTTGCAGAGGCAAAAGAAGAACGTGCCCGCATATTGAAAGAAGCCCGCGAGGTTAGTGATAAACTGATTCAGGATGCCAGGGAAAAAGCCAAGGAAGAGGCGCATAAAATAGTGGCCAGTGCGCGTGTGGAAATTGAAAACCAGAAAATGGCGGCCCTGGTGGATGTGAAAAACCAGGTGGGTAAGCTTGTCATTGAGCTGGCCGAAAAAATACTCAGACGCGAGTTGCAGGAAAAACAAGCGCATGATGCGTATGTGGCAAGTTTAGTAGACGAAATGAAGCTAAACTGA
- a CDS encoding membrane protein: MMRFENMAYLNLLFLAVPLLVAFVVFLFWRKRATSRLGEKPLIVRLMPYSATGRHYVKFIFALLAFSALCVALANPQIGTKYEKVKRQGVDVIVAIDVSNSMLAEDVKPNRLERARLLVARLIDKLQNDRIGLIVFAGNAYLQMPLTIDHAAAKLFLNTMSPEMVPTQGTAIADAIQLAMQAFGSDEKKYKTLIIITDGEDHEQDPLTIAEEAAKEGIIIHCIGIGSPQGAPIPVYKNNVQIDFKRDRQGNIVLTKLNETILQQIAAKANGEYIRLSAGSDDLNRLFTAISSMEKREIEERIFTDYEDQFQYFLALAMMLLALEFFITERRSHWLQQWQLFKTAGKP, encoded by the coding sequence ATGATGCGCTTTGAAAATATGGCCTATCTCAATCTCCTTTTTCTGGCGGTTCCGCTCCTGGTTGCCTTTGTGGTTTTCCTGTTCTGGAGAAAAAGAGCCACATCCCGGCTGGGTGAAAAACCATTGATAGTCCGCCTCATGCCCTATAGTGCAACGGGCAGGCATTATGTAAAATTTATATTCGCCTTATTGGCGTTTTCTGCTTTATGCGTGGCTTTGGCCAATCCCCAGATCGGCACGAAATACGAAAAGGTGAAAAGGCAGGGTGTAGATGTGATAGTAGCTATAGACGTTTCCAACAGCATGCTTGCCGAAGACGTCAAGCCGAATCGGCTGGAGCGTGCGCGGTTGCTCGTAGCCCGGCTTATTGATAAGCTCCAGAATGATCGCATCGGGCTGATAGTTTTTGCTGGCAACGCTTATCTGCAAATGCCCCTGACCATTGACCATGCGGCTGCCAAGCTGTTTCTCAACACCATGAGTCCGGAAATGGTGCCCACACAGGGTACGGCTATTGCCGATGCCATTCAGCTAGCCATGCAGGCATTCGGATCGGATGAAAAAAAATACAAAACCCTTATCATCATTACTGACGGAGAGGACCATGAACAAGACCCATTGACAATAGCCGAGGAGGCTGCTAAAGAAGGCATTATCATCCATTGCATCGGCATCGGGTCACCTCAGGGTGCTCCCATTCCGGTGTATAAAAACAACGTTCAAATTGATTTTAAGCGCGACAGACAGGGAAATATCGTACTGACCAAACTCAATGAAACCATCCTCCAGCAAATAGCAGCTAAAGCCAATGGAGAATATATCCGTTTATCAGCGGGCAGCGATGACCTGAATCGCTTATTCACCGCGATTTCGTCAATGGAAAAAAGAGAAATTGAAGAACGTATTTTCACCGATTATGAAGACCAGTTTCAATATTTTCTGGCTTTAGCGATGATGCTGTTGGCGCTGGAGTTTTTTATAACAGAGAGAAGAAGCCATTGGTTGCAGCAATGGCAATTGTTTAAAACCGCTGGAAAGCCATGA
- the atpE gene encoding ATP synthase subunit c, with protein sequence MLLSTILLALETIGPLGAGIGVGLVVIGTSLGIGRIGGSAAEAIARQPEAGNDIRTAAIIFAALIEGVALFGAVICFLALG encoded by the coding sequence ATGCTATTATCAACTATTTTACTGGCCCTTGAAACAATAGGTCCCCTGGGGGCAGGTATTGGTGTCGGTCTTGTTGTAATCGGAACCAGCCTGGGTATCGGCAGAATAGGCGGAAGCGCAGCTGAAGCTATAGCGCGTCAGCCAGAAGCCGGTAACGATATTCGTACGGCTGCTATCATCTTTGCTGCTCTCATAGAAGGGGTTGCTCTCTTCGGTGCAGTAATCTGTTTTCTGGCCCTTGGATAA
- the cysN gene encoding sulfate adenylyltransferase subunit 1 yields MTTANRDRQFNSNQYLKMELLRFTTAGSVDDGKSTLIGRLLYDSKSIFEDQYESIKRISEQRGEEYVNLALLTDGLRAEREQGITIDVAYRYFHTPHRKFIIADTPGHIQYTRNMVTGASTANLALILIDARHGMVEQTCRHMFIASLLRIPHICICVNKMDLVDYKEEVFENIRQQIEGFSTKLDVTDITFIPISALKGDNVVSRSKNMDWYEGPTLMYLLETIHIASDHNHIDCRFPVQYIIRPQNTAFHDYRGYAGRIAGGVFKVGDKVMALPSGLTTTIQAIDLYKQNLQEAFAPMSVTLRLDDDIDISRGDMIVRENNVPHIGQDLDVMVCWLNEKPLQLKGKYAIKHTTKEARCVVKDIRYKLNINTLHRNETDLSIGLNDIGRISIRATTPLFYDSYRRNRNTGSLILIDEGTNETVGAAMII; encoded by the coding sequence ATGACAACGGCTAACCGTGATCGCCAGTTTAATAGCAACCAATACCTGAAAATGGAGCTGCTGCGTTTCACCACAGCCGGCAGTGTGGATGATGGGAAAAGCACCCTCATAGGTCGGTTGCTCTATGACAGCAAATCCATTTTTGAAGACCAGTATGAGTCTATAAAAAGAATCAGCGAACAAAGAGGCGAGGAATATGTAAACCTCGCGCTGCTGACCGATGGGTTGCGTGCCGAACGCGAACAGGGCATCACTATTGACGTGGCTTACCGCTATTTTCATACACCGCATCGCAAATTCATCATTGCCGATACACCCGGGCATATTCAGTACACGCGCAATATGGTTACGGGTGCTTCTACGGCCAACCTGGCTCTCATTCTGATAGATGCCCGTCATGGCATGGTGGAACAAACCTGCCGCCACATGTTCATCGCCTCTTTGCTGCGTATTCCTCATATCTGCATCTGTGTGAATAAAATGGATCTGGTGGACTATAAAGAGGAAGTTTTTGAAAACATACGCCAGCAGATTGAGGGTTTCTCCACCAAGCTGGATGTTACGGATATTACTTTTATCCCCATAAGCGCCCTCAAGGGGGATAATGTGGTGAGCCGATCAAAAAATATGGATTGGTATGAGGGCCCAACCCTCATGTATCTGCTGGAGACCATACATATTGCAAGCGACCATAATCATATTGATTGCCGGTTTCCGGTGCAATACATCATACGACCACAGAACACAGCCTTTCATGACTATCGAGGCTATGCCGGCAGAATCGCTGGCGGAGTCTTTAAAGTGGGTGATAAAGTGATGGCTCTGCCTTCCGGATTGACGACTACCATTCAGGCTATTGACCTTTACAAGCAAAACCTACAGGAGGCTTTTGCGCCCATGTCCGTTACCCTTCGCCTGGATGACGACATTGACATCAGCCGCGGTGATATGATTGTTCGTGAAAACAACGTACCGCATATTGGCCAGGATCTGGATGTGATGGTATGCTGGCTAAATGAAAAGCCACTTCAGTTAAAAGGTAAATACGCTATAAAACATACCACCAAAGAGGCGCGTTGTGTTGTGAAGGACATACGCTATAAACTCAATATCAACACACTGCATCGCAATGAAACGGACCTTAGTATAGGCCTTAATGACATAGGGCGCATATCCATTCGTGCTACCACGCCCCTGTTTTATGACTCCTATCGCAGAAACCGCAATACAGGAAGCCTGATATTGATTGATGAGGGTACTAATGAAACGGTTGGTGCAGCCATGATCATTTGA
- a CDS encoding sulfatase, with amino-acid sequence MLFFLSYALFWLAFFFTIRLAFITVNFLDAGMTLSLIEFKGAFVHGFKLDLSATAYLMLIPGMLLAFSNIIGNTKSLITLYTTVMAGVIILFTIVDLRFYKYLGARLDIAPFRFLKSPKAVFASLTIGDFVIPLSIAALLAVIFIFIYRKLIPPITGKGNKYVVPFSFLLLDAALIIPMRGGIGLAPINIGSVYFSNNLYANHCAINLPWNVVYSITMLNAVENRYNFMDAQSCQALMQKLYPEKRTVRNVLKTNRPDILLIVLESFTAKMLHMQRDGKAITPELNRLVRQGVYFSNFYASGDRTDKGLPAILSGYPAQPVTSIINIHKKMETLPNIIRELKKAGYETYFFYGGDIDFSNFRSYLLHGGIAHLITQEAFPTSTPRAKWGVHDGIVLDTVAARISTMQSPFFTVVLLLSSHEPYVIPEEPLFEGDDQEILFLNAAHYTDKCVGRFIETIRQSPTWSNLLIAITADHGHKWPGNTEMNHPEKFRIPFLLTGGALTVSDSVITVIGSQTDIATTLLDQLYIPADFRFGKNLLAQDVIPFAWYSFNDGFGFVTLHGTLVYDNRLGDFTRSDSGVTEEQKLTGKAYLQTVMADYASR; translated from the coding sequence TTGCTTTTCTTTTTGAGTTATGCCCTGTTTTGGCTCGCATTTTTCTTTACGATAAGACTCGCTTTTATTACGGTGAATTTCCTGGATGCCGGAATGACTCTCTCCCTCATTGAATTTAAGGGGGCTTTTGTTCACGGTTTTAAACTTGATCTTTCGGCAACAGCTTATCTGATGCTTATTCCAGGTATGCTGCTTGCATTCTCCAATATCATAGGCAACACAAAAAGCCTTATCACTTTGTACACAACGGTGATGGCAGGAGTCATCATTTTATTCACCATTGTTGACCTGCGTTTCTATAAATATCTGGGAGCCAGATTAGACATCGCGCCTTTCAGGTTTTTGAAAAGCCCGAAAGCGGTATTTGCTTCACTCACTATTGGGGATTTTGTCATACCGCTCTCCATTGCTGCACTGCTTGCAGTCATTTTCATTTTTATTTACAGAAAACTCATTCCGCCCATAACCGGTAAGGGGAATAAATATGTCGTTCCCTTTTCCTTTTTGCTACTTGATGCCGCTTTGATTATCCCTATGCGCGGGGGAATCGGTCTGGCGCCAATCAATATCGGTTCGGTTTATTTCAGCAATAATTTATATGCCAACCACTGCGCCATTAATTTGCCCTGGAATGTGGTCTATTCTATCACGATGCTTAATGCAGTGGAAAACCGTTACAACTTCATGGATGCACAAAGTTGCCAGGCTCTGATGCAAAAATTATATCCGGAAAAGAGGACCGTCCGTAATGTATTGAAAACAAACCGCCCGGATATTCTATTGATTGTGCTGGAAAGCTTTACAGCCAAGATGCTCCACATGCAACGCGATGGAAAAGCAATCACCCCGGAGCTGAACAGGCTCGTACGCCAGGGAGTATATTTTTCCAATTTCTATGCGTCAGGCGATAGGACCGACAAAGGCCTTCCGGCTATCTTGAGTGGCTACCCGGCTCAACCGGTTACCTCTATAATTAATATCCACAAAAAAATGGAAACCCTGCCCAATATCATCCGTGAGTTGAAAAAGGCAGGTTATGAGACCTATTTTTTTTATGGCGGTGACATTGACTTTTCAAACTTTCGCTCCTACCTGCTGCATGGTGGAATTGCACACCTGATCACCCAGGAGGCTTTTCCAACATCTACACCAAGGGCAAAATGGGGCGTGCATGATGGCATCGTGCTGGACACCGTAGCCGCGAGAATTTCCACCATGCAGTCTCCGTTTTTCACTGTTGTCTTACTGCTCAGTAGCCACGAACCTTATGTTATTCCCGAAGAGCCCCTGTTTGAAGGGGACGACCAGGAAATATTGTTCCTGAATGCTGCACATTACACAGATAAATGTGTTGGCCGTTTTATTGAAACAATACGCCAAAGCCCCACATGGAGTAATTTGCTCATCGCAATAACTGCTGACCATGGGCACAAATGGCCGGGAAACACCGAAATGAACCACCCGGAGAAATTCAGGATTCCGTTTTTGCTCACAGGAGGTGCTCTAACGGTAAGTGATTCCGTCATAACCGTGATTGGCTCACAAACAGACATAGCCACTACCCTCCTTGATCAACTGTACATCCCGGCAGATTTTCGTTTCGGAAAAAATTTGTTAGCCCAGGATGTCATCCCGTTTGCATGGTATTCCTTTAATGACGGCTTTGGATTTGTAACCCTTCACGGCACCCTAGTCTATGACAACCGCCTGGGAGATTTTACGCGGTCTGACTCGGGTGTTACGGAAGAACAAAAACTGACGGGGAAAGCCTACCTGCAAACGGTGATGGCAGATTATGCATCCCGTTGA
- a CDS encoding membrane protein: protein MNPLSFQIALRYLISKKSVTAINIITGVAMTGMMFGTMALILVLSVFNGFESLVVTLYQSFNPDIRITVREGKVFSPAQVSLAALQQLDEVTAITAVLEENAIMRYQDREYIGTIKGVDGNYTRVNGVSGKTIEGTFTLEEKGQPYAVLGAGVAGALGVTLENQLNALQIYVPRRGKETLSLDPSQAFVRKNIRPAGVFSIQQDFDSKYVLVPLEFVQDLLDYDEEISALEIKLKPGVHLSTAEKKIKDIAGNNFEVLNRYAQNKFLYRIMRIEKWAVFAILTLILLIASFNIIGSLSMLVIEKRKDIAVLKVMGADNRLIRKIFLLEGLLTSLAGSLAGALVAVLLCVIQMQFQIIKLQGSGTFVIDAYPVEIRASDFILVGFTIICISMGASWIPTQRAVEREAIMIHE, encoded by the coding sequence TTGAATCCGCTGAGCTTCCAGATTGCCCTGCGTTATCTGATTTCAAAAAAATCAGTTACTGCTATAAATATCATCACAGGGGTCGCCATGACGGGAATGATGTTTGGCACTATGGCGCTCATACTGGTTTTATCCGTATTCAACGGTTTTGAAAGTCTGGTGGTAACCCTCTATCAGTCATTCAATCCCGACATCCGGATAACTGTCCGTGAAGGTAAGGTTTTCAGTCCTGCCCAGGTCTCTTTAGCTGCGCTGCAGCAACTGGATGAAGTTACCGCCATCACTGCAGTGCTGGAGGAAAATGCCATCATGCGATATCAGGATCGCGAATACATTGGCACCATAAAAGGCGTGGACGGCAACTACACCCGGGTAAACGGAGTAAGTGGCAAAACTATTGAGGGAACCTTTACGCTGGAAGAAAAGGGACAACCCTATGCCGTTCTGGGAGCCGGAGTAGCCGGAGCTCTGGGAGTAACGCTGGAAAATCAGTTAAATGCCTTACAGATTTACGTGCCCCGCAGAGGAAAAGAAACACTTTCGCTTGATCCTTCTCAGGCTTTTGTGCGCAAAAACATTCGTCCAGCAGGTGTTTTTTCCATCCAGCAGGATTTTGACAGTAAATATGTGCTTGTTCCGCTTGAATTCGTTCAGGACCTCCTGGATTATGACGAGGAAATATCTGCTTTGGAAATTAAACTGAAGCCGGGTGTACACCTCAGCACAGCAGAAAAAAAGATCAAAGACATTGCCGGAAACAATTTTGAAGTACTGAACCGCTATGCACAAAACAAATTTCTCTACCGTATAATGCGCATAGAAAAATGGGCGGTCTTCGCCATTCTGACACTCATTCTGCTCATTGCCTCCTTTAACATTATCGGCTCTTTATCGATGTTGGTGATTGAAAAAAGAAAAGACATTGCCGTGCTTAAAGTGATGGGGGCCGACAACAGGCTTATCCGCAAAATATTTCTGCTTGAGGGTTTGCTAACTTCACTTGCCGGAAGCCTGGCAGGGGCGCTTGTAGCCGTGTTGCTATGTGTGATACAGATGCAATTTCAGATAATTAAACTTCAGGGCAGCGGAACTTTTGTTATTGATGCTTATCCGGTGGAAATCCGTGCATCGGACTTTATTCTCGTAGGATTCACCATCATCTGCATCTCAATGGGCGCTTCGTGGATACCAACCCAAAGAGCAGTAGAAAGAGAAGCTATCATGATACATGAGTAG
- the atpB gene encoding ATP synthase subunit a, producing MIKRLILAGCLGITILCMPLHSLAASEAGEFNASELIAHHIGDDYMFHIVGHLYLPLPVIVYSKQDGLKVFLSSKFVGPDHNYVPYAGYRYDHGHIVREDGGSFFNLSITKNVFSMFFVAALMVWIFVAVARAYQQRKGQAPKGLQSFMEPIILFVRDEVVRPSIGEKKYKKYMPYMLTLFFFIWLNNLLGLVPIFPGSANVTGNIAVTFTLAALSLLLINLSGNKHYWGHLISPPGVPLFVKPILVPIELVGVLAKPFALMIRLFANMTAGHIVLLSIMSLIFILGPRVGEIPSLGIGLAVVAFTVFMYMIKLFVAALQAYIFTFLTALFIGQAVEEPAHHSSDEIIL from the coding sequence ATGATTAAGCGGCTGATTCTGGCCGGTTGTTTGGGAATCACGATCCTGTGCATGCCCCTGCATTCTCTTGCTGCATCTGAGGCGGGAGAGTTTAACGCATCTGAGCTTATAGCGCATCACATTGGTGATGATTACATGTTTCACATTGTAGGGCATCTTTATCTTCCCCTGCCGGTGATAGTTTATTCAAAGCAAGATGGGCTTAAGGTATTCCTTTCCAGCAAGTTTGTGGGGCCCGATCATAACTATGTGCCCTATGCAGGTTATCGGTATGACCACGGACATATTGTGCGCGAGGATGGCGGCAGTTTTTTTAATCTCTCTATTACGAAGAATGTGTTTAGTATGTTTTTCGTAGCTGCCCTGATGGTGTGGATCTTTGTTGCGGTAGCCCGTGCTTACCAGCAACGCAAAGGACAGGCTCCTAAAGGACTGCAGTCTTTTATGGAGCCGATTATTCTCTTTGTCCGTGATGAAGTGGTCCGCCCCTCTATAGGAGAAAAGAAATACAAAAAATACATGCCTTACATGCTGACATTGTTCTTCTTCATCTGGCTAAACAACCTGCTAGGTCTGGTGCCGATTTTTCCCGGTTCAGCCAATGTAACGGGCAATATTGCCGTAACGTTCACGCTGGCAGCATTGTCGCTGCTGCTTATTAACCTGAGCGGCAACAAACATTACTGGGGTCATTTGATCTCCCCTCCGGGTGTGCCCCTGTTTGTGAAGCCGATACTGGTGCCCATTGAGTTGGTGGGGGTGCTGGCAAAGCCCTTTGCCCTGATGATTCGTCTTTTTGCAAACATGACTGCCGGCCACATTGTTTTGCTTAGCATCATGAGTCTGATTTTTATATTGGGACCTCGTGTAGGAGAGATTCCCTCGTTAGGCATCGGATTGGCCGTGGTCGCCTTCACCGTTTTTATGTATATGATAAAGCTTTTTGTAGCGGCACTGCAGGCTTACATTTTTACTTTTTTAACGGCTCTTTTTATCGGGCAGGCAGTGGAGGAGCCAGCGCACCATTCTTCTGATGAAATTATTCTTTAA
- the atpH gene encoding ATP synthase subunit delta translates to MSAVKLATRYAKSLLDLAIEQGKADEVYQDQLYLKEVIRASREFNLLLSNPIIHPDKKIKALQSVLKGKISDLTMSFLTLLVKKSREVFLKEMVESFLRQYDAYKHITPVKVISAAPLDKQLVDRLLTRLKQQAQLEEIRLETAVDSTVIGGFILQYGDKKYDASIARALNLARKRMDDNAYLKKLR, encoded by the coding sequence ATGTCTGCCGTTAAACTTGCTACACGTTACGCTAAGTCCCTGCTTGACCTTGCCATTGAGCAAGGGAAGGCTGATGAAGTATATCAGGACCAGCTGTATCTGAAAGAGGTAATTCGGGCTAGCCGTGAGTTTAATCTGTTGCTAAGTAATCCTATCATCCATCCGGATAAAAAAATCAAGGCATTGCAGTCTGTCCTTAAAGGAAAGATCTCCGACCTGACAATGTCCTTCTTAACATTACTGGTAAAAAAGAGCCGGGAAGTATTTCTAAAAGAGATGGTGGAAAGTTTTCTGCGGCAGTATGATGCATACAAGCATATCACTCCGGTAAAAGTTATCTCTGCAGCCCCGCTGGATAAACAACTGGTTGACCGGCTGCTGACCAGACTCAAACAGCAGGCGCAGCTGGAAGAAATCAGACTTGAAACAGCCGTAGATTCAACTGTGATCGGTGGGTTTATCCTACAGTATGGCGACAAAAAGTATGATGCCAGCATAGCCAGAGCGCTCAACCTTGCCAGAAAACGAATGGATGACAATGCCTATCTTAAAAAATTACGTTAA